A stretch of Caldanaerobius polysaccharolyticus DSM 13641 DNA encodes these proteins:
- a CDS encoding glycoside hydrolase family 1 protein, whose amino-acid sequence MQHGRIKPFPKHFLWGASTSAYQVEGAWNEDGKGLSVMDVFQHPKDVTDFKVASDHYHRYKEDVALFAEMGLKAYRFSISWTRIYPNGVGEINQKGIDFYNRLINELRKYKIEPIVTIYHFDLPYALQKKGGWSNRETVDAFENYAKTLFENFGDRVKYWLTINEQNMMILFGEVLGVVDRSMKNTKKELYQQSHHMFLAQAKAMILCHKMIPDAKIGPAPNISSIYPISPKPEDVLAAHTFSSLRNWLYLDAAVFGRYNSVAWSYFEKNGCTPMIQDGDMEILKEAKPDFIAFNYYNTMTVGASNPSEATKNKNVDQQMVLDEPGFYKGYENPNLDKTAFGWEIDPVGLRMTLRELNERYHLPLLITENGLGTYDTLEEGDVINDDYRIEYLKKHIEQCQLAISDGVNLIGYCPWSAIDLVSTHQGISKRYGFIYVNRDEFDLKDLRRIPKKSFYWYKKVIASNGEDLSNN is encoded by the coding sequence TTGCAACACGGTAGAATAAAACCATTTCCAAAACATTTTTTGTGGGGTGCTTCCACGTCGGCTTATCAGGTAGAGGGAGCATGGAACGAGGACGGGAAAGGACTTTCTGTAATGGATGTGTTCCAGCATCCAAAAGATGTAACGGATTTTAAAGTCGCAAGTGACCACTACCACCGTTACAAAGAAGATGTCGCATTATTTGCCGAAATGGGCTTAAAGGCTTATCGTTTTTCTATTTCATGGACTCGTATTTATCCGAATGGCGTCGGAGAAATTAATCAAAAAGGGATTGATTTTTACAATCGTTTAATTAATGAGTTGAGAAAATATAAAATTGAGCCGATTGTGACTATATATCATTTTGATTTGCCTTATGCCTTGCAAAAAAAAGGTGGATGGTCCAATCGTGAAACAGTTGACGCTTTTGAGAATTATGCAAAAACGTTGTTTGAAAATTTCGGAGATCGTGTGAAATATTGGCTAACCATTAATGAACAAAACATGATGATTCTCTTTGGTGAAGTGCTTGGAGTCGTTGACCGATCAATGAAAAATACGAAAAAAGAACTGTATCAGCAAAGCCACCATATGTTTTTGGCCCAAGCCAAAGCGATGATCTTATGCCATAAGATGATACCGGATGCAAAAATTGGACCGGCCCCAAACATTTCTTCCATTTATCCCATTAGTCCAAAACCGGAAGATGTGTTGGCAGCCCATACATTTAGTTCTTTACGCAATTGGCTATATTTGGATGCAGCAGTCTTTGGTCGCTATAACAGTGTGGCATGGAGTTATTTCGAAAAAAATGGGTGTACTCCTATGATTCAGGATGGAGACATGGAGATATTAAAAGAGGCCAAACCGGATTTTATTGCATTCAATTATTATAATACGATGACTGTGGGAGCAAGCAATCCTAGCGAAGCAACTAAAAATAAAAATGTCGATCAACAAATGGTGTTAGATGAGCCCGGTTTTTATAAGGGGTATGAAAATCCGAATTTAGATAAAACAGCATTTGGATGGGAAATAGACCCAGTTGGCTTAAGAATGACATTAAGGGAATTAAATGAACGTTATCATCTTCCTCTCTTAATTACCGAAAATGGGCTGGGCACATATGATACTTTGGAAGAAGGTGATGTCATAAACGACGACTACCGCATTGAATATTTGAAAAAACATATTGAACAATGTCAATTAGCCATCTCTGACGGAGTGAATTTGATTGGTTACTGCCCATGGTCTGCGATTGACTTAGTCAGTACTCACCAAGGAATCAGCAAGCGCTACGGTTTCATCTATGTCAACCGTGATGAGTTTGATTTAAAAGATTTAAGACGCATTCCTAAAAAAAGTTTTTATTGGTACAAAAAGGTGATCGCTTCTAACGGCGAAGATTTATCCAATAACTAA
- a CDS encoding Gfo/Idh/MocA family protein has product MGEKIRIGLIGAGNICQNAHIPAYLKQEDVELVAVCDINEKRANEVKEKYGMRYAFTDFHDLVNLPDVDAVSVCTWNNSHAAATIAALKAGKHVLCEKPMAMNPEEAEAMIKAAEDSKRILQIGFVNRFKAESKLLKEFAEKGRFGDIYFAKATYERRRGTPTGWFTNRSKSGGGPVIDIGVHIIDLTWYLMGRPRPVSVTAAVYDRIGDYSTKGVSRWHAFDPDDAFDTEDSACAFIRFENGACMQVSVSWALNNKESMNSEIFGSKAGASLSPFVIYDEQENYLVNSTPVVDKEDPFYNEIKEFITCIREGKAPTATGQDGFQIQRILNGIYQSAKLGREVVL; this is encoded by the coding sequence ATGGGAGAAAAAATAAGGATAGGGCTTATAGGGGCGGGGAATATATGCCAAAACGCCCATATACCAGCGTACCTTAAACAAGAGGATGTGGAGCTGGTGGCTGTTTGCGACATAAATGAAAAGAGGGCCAATGAAGTAAAAGAGAAATACGGAATGAGGTACGCTTTTACGGACTTTCATGACTTGGTAAATTTGCCTGATGTGGACGCTGTAAGCGTATGCACGTGGAACAATTCCCATGCGGCTGCCACTATTGCTGCTTTAAAAGCCGGTAAACACGTACTGTGCGAAAAGCCAATGGCTATGAACCCTGAGGAAGCTGAGGCCATGATAAAAGCGGCAGAGGACAGTAAGCGTATACTGCAGATAGGGTTTGTAAATAGGTTTAAGGCCGAGAGCAAGTTGCTCAAGGAGTTTGCTGAAAAGGGGAGGTTTGGCGACATATACTTTGCCAAAGCCACTTATGAGCGAAGAAGGGGAACGCCTACAGGGTGGTTTACTAACAGATCTAAATCCGGCGGTGGCCCGGTAATCGATATAGGGGTGCACATCATAGATCTGACGTGGTACCTTATGGGAAGGCCAAGGCCTGTGAGCGTAACTGCCGCTGTATATGACAGGATAGGCGATTACAGCACAAAAGGCGTGAGCAGGTGGCATGCTTTTGATCCTGACGACGCCTTTGACACCGAAGATTCCGCATGCGCTTTTATAAGGTTTGAAAACGGGGCATGTATGCAGGTATCTGTGAGCTGGGCGCTGAACAACAAAGAGAGCATGAACAGCGAGATATTTGGCAGCAAGGCCGGCGCGTCTCTTTCACCTTTTGTGATTTACGACGAGCAGGAGAATTACCTTGTTAATTCTACTCCTGTGGTTGATAAAGAGGATCCTTTTTACAATGAGATAAAGGAATTCATCACGTGCATAAGAGAAGGCAAGGCCCCCACGGCTACAGGACAGGACGGCTTTCAGATTCAAAGGATATTAAATGGAATATACCAGTCCGCAAAGCTGGGAAGAGAAGTAGTACTGTAA
- a CDS encoding TSUP family transporter has translation MSIEYMIVLCFIGFTAAFIDSIAGGGGLISLPGLMILGVPPAFALGTNKFASTCASFTSSLTFIKYRVFDYNLLKYLVFGTLIGAAIGVKAVLLIDSSHLKIIIIFLMIFVAIYTLLVKNIGNENKFEGLNKKTVATGLIISLILGFYDGFFGPGTGSFYIFLFLTLLNYDFKISAGNGKILNFVSNITSSVLFFLNGKIMYSVAVPMAIAMILGARLGTKVAIKNGAKLIKPILVSVTFLYAIKMIFDAI, from the coding sequence TTGTCGATTGAATATATGATAGTATTGTGTTTTATAGGATTTACTGCTGCATTTATTGATTCCATAGCTGGTGGAGGAGGCCTAATAAGCTTGCCGGGGCTTATGATTTTGGGCGTACCTCCTGCTTTTGCACTTGGCACAAATAAATTTGCGTCAACATGCGCATCTTTTACAAGTTCTCTGACATTTATAAAGTACAGGGTATTTGATTACAATCTTTTGAAGTATCTGGTTTTTGGTACATTAATTGGCGCAGCAATTGGCGTCAAAGCAGTACTTCTGATTGACAGTTCGCATTTGAAGATTATTATAATTTTTTTGATGATTTTTGTTGCAATATATACACTTTTAGTTAAGAATATTGGCAACGAAAATAAATTTGAGGGCTTAAACAAAAAAACTGTTGCAACGGGACTTATAATATCACTAATATTGGGCTTTTACGATGGCTTTTTTGGTCCTGGTACAGGATCTTTTTATATATTTTTATTTTTAACGCTTCTAAATTACGATTTTAAAATAAGCGCTGGAAACGGTAAAATACTTAATTTTGTCAGTAATATAACATCATCGGTTTTGTTTTTCCTAAACGGAAAAATTATGTATTCTGTGGCTGTGCCAATGGCAATCGCGATGATACTCGGAGCGAGGCTGGGGACAAAAGTTGCAATAAAAAATGGAGCAAAACTGATAAAGCCTATTCTTGTTTCAGTGACATTTTTATATGCAATAAAGATGATTTTTGATGCTATATAA
- a CDS encoding sugar phosphate isomerase/epimerase family protein, with protein MKIGVSTYSLSKLIYSRVMDVLDVIQWIADNGGEHVEIVPFGFDLFKNPELVDAIRKKAEDVGIDISNYAIGANFIQKTEQDYENEIKRVMGEVDVAYRLGVKFMRHDVAWRPLPEVTVKQLDEDLPRLAEACRRIADYAAQYGITTSVENHGFFIQGSERVQRLIHAVGRPNFKTTLDVGNFLCVDEDPVVAVKKNLPYASMIHLKDFYYRPFYRNPGEGWFQTAGGNFLRGAIVGHGDIDMWSVIKAIKRYGYDGYISIEFEGMEDCRVGSKIGLDNARRIWNEV; from the coding sequence GTGAAAATAGGAGTAAGTACATACAGCTTATCTAAGCTAATCTATAGCAGAGTGATGGACGTACTGGATGTGATACAGTGGATTGCAGACAACGGGGGAGAACATGTAGAGATCGTGCCTTTTGGATTTGACCTGTTTAAAAACCCGGAGCTGGTGGATGCCATAAGAAAAAAGGCCGAAGATGTGGGAATAGACATATCTAACTACGCAATAGGGGCCAATTTTATTCAGAAAACAGAGCAAGACTACGAAAATGAGATAAAGAGAGTTATGGGTGAAGTGGATGTTGCTTATCGCCTGGGCGTTAAATTTATGAGGCATGATGTAGCATGGAGACCATTACCTGAGGTCACAGTGAAGCAGTTAGACGAGGATTTGCCCAGACTGGCTGAAGCCTGTCGCAGGATAGCTGATTACGCTGCTCAGTACGGCATCACTACCAGTGTGGAAAACCACGGCTTTTTTATCCAGGGCAGCGAGAGGGTGCAGAGGCTTATACACGCGGTAGGCAGGCCCAATTTCAAGACGACGCTGGATGTGGGCAACTTTTTGTGCGTGGACGAGGATCCGGTGGTAGCAGTTAAAAAGAATTTGCCTTACGCGTCTATGATTCACTTAAAAGATTTTTATTACAGGCCGTTTTACAGAAACCCTGGAGAGGGATGGTTTCAGACAGCCGGTGGCAACTTTTTGAGGGGCGCTATTGTGGGACACGGGGATATTGACATGTGGAGCGTTATAAAGGCGATAAAGCGCTACGGCTATGACGGGTATATTTCAATAGAATTTGAGGGCATGGAAGACTGCAGGGTAGGTTCAAAAATAGGTCTTGATAACGCCCGAAGGATATGGAATGAGGTCTAA
- a CDS encoding secondary thiamine-phosphate synthase enzyme YjbQ has translation MVEMELATRQREEMINITGMVREELKKQGVQDGICYVFVPHTTAGVTINENADSDVKRDILNGFKAMVPDIPYRHVEGNSDAHIKASLVGSCVSVIVEKGELVLGTWQGIYFCEFDGPRRRKVYLKFIKAS, from the coding sequence ATGGTAGAGATGGAGCTGGCGACCAGGCAGAGGGAAGAGATGATAAACATAACGGGGATGGTGCGAGAGGAGTTAAAAAAGCAAGGCGTACAGGACGGGATATGTTACGTCTTTGTTCCCCATACCACTGCAGGCGTGACTATAAACGAGAACGCCGATAGCGATGTGAAAAGGGATATTTTAAACGGTTTTAAGGCCATGGTTCCAGACATACCTTACAGGCACGTAGAGGGCAATTCAGATGCCCATATAAAAGCCTCTTTAGTGGGGTCCTGTGTGTCGGTTATTGTGGAGAAGGGCGAGCTTGTACTGGGGACATGGCAGGGTATATATTTCTGCGAATTCGACGGTCCCAGGAGGCGAAAGGTTTATCTTAAGTTCATTAAGGCAAGCTAA
- a CDS encoding YhgE/Pip domain-containing protein: protein MNILRIAWRDISSIFRNRLLRVSVAAIIVVPLMYSFFYLYAFWDPYSKLDRLPVAVVNLDRGGVNQEKEINYGSDIVKDLKRNHSVGWRFVSKDEALKGLKGDKYYAMIVIPEDFTKDILSAKDGKPRKATIVYTDNEKKNFLAAQINSKVVLELKDEIAKRITDEYTRVTFDNLYDLKDGLQKAAKGSEDLNKGLMQANNGSQALSDGAKDLKDASVNISTGIGRLYEGSYQLNQGLKTAYQNIAGMSSQLDQYRQLASLLSPENLSASRSLIYDASFLKDADTSALKLLPSILTPQNINAFNRIWSDYAVASNSIKNLPVKSLQEALSVNNLQSTSKLMQDASDLAYVDMTGLQPILAVAKNADAIQLLLDEAQKLSNVDAEGIAQWVTQQQQQAQKYIQAASELNTPQNVEALKNAVATNDKLDSAQKAQLLKLVDGYYNLTKSTEDAMVKSREAMSGVGKNLQTLEEMQKYIQGSKGTIDSIKSALSPGNVEYLSAVMQKLMAIQQELKQNQKTLVSIKNTLEILSDPSSQQALASVSKLMNDVSKAQVAISAIQQKFTPQMMDQIARSPEQINQLIKMQNDLKSSGQVLELIQGALSGDNIAMARKLIGAMPSLENGMKQLYSGSDRLNDGLKELNDNMPSFVSGASRLYDGSSSLNSGLLALSKGSEELSRKLGDGARQLRDNLKSSSKDMASFVSQPLAISNRPMNKVKNYGVGFTPYFIPLSLWVGAIMMFFIITDEVDPDIKASSASLVLGKLLSYGYIGIMQAVLVSIIVMILGLRPVNIPLFFAFNVFMSFVYIAIIQSLVFLLGQAGKLISIVLLILQLTSDAGTFPIELVPTFFKVINPYMPFTYAVSGLREIISGVDYAVLAHDAVIMVLFFFAFLIISIMMKERMDKIKSKLNAI from the coding sequence TTGAATATCTTAAGAATTGCATGGAGGGATATATCTTCCATCTTTAGAAACAGGTTACTAAGGGTTTCTGTCGCTGCGATAATCGTGGTGCCGTTGATGTACAGCTTTTTTTATCTTTACGCGTTCTGGGACCCTTATAGCAAATTGGACAGATTGCCTGTAGCGGTGGTGAACTTGGACAGAGGAGGTGTAAACCAGGAAAAGGAGATCAATTACGGCTCAGACATCGTAAAGGATTTAAAGCGCAACCACAGCGTAGGCTGGAGGTTTGTTTCAAAAGACGAGGCGTTAAAGGGATTAAAAGGGGATAAGTATTACGCTATGATCGTAATACCTGAGGACTTTACTAAAGATATTTTAAGCGCTAAAGATGGAAAGCCCCGAAAAGCTACCATTGTATACACCGACAACGAGAAGAAGAACTTTCTGGCCGCTCAGATTAACTCAAAAGTCGTACTGGAATTAAAAGATGAGATAGCCAAGAGAATAACCGATGAGTATACACGGGTTACCTTTGACAATCTGTATGATTTAAAAGATGGCCTTCAAAAAGCTGCAAAAGGCAGCGAGGATTTAAATAAAGGGCTGATGCAGGCCAATAACGGAAGCCAGGCGTTGTCAGATGGCGCAAAAGATTTAAAAGATGCCTCGGTAAATATTTCCACAGGGATAGGCCGTTTGTACGAGGGATCATATCAGTTAAATCAAGGGTTAAAAACAGCATACCAAAACATCGCAGGGATGTCTTCCCAATTGGACCAGTACCGGCAGCTGGCTTCATTGCTCAGCCCTGAAAATTTAAGCGCTTCCAGGTCGTTGATTTATGACGCCAGTTTTTTAAAGGATGCGGACACATCTGCACTAAAGCTATTGCCATCTATTTTAACGCCGCAGAATATCAACGCGTTTAACAGGATATGGTCCGACTACGCAGTGGCGAGCAATTCAATTAAAAACTTGCCTGTAAAATCGCTTCAGGAGGCGCTTTCAGTCAATAATCTGCAGAGCACGTCAAAGCTCATGCAGGATGCTTCGGATCTGGCTTACGTGGATATGACGGGGTTACAACCTATACTCGCTGTGGCGAAAAACGCTGATGCCATTCAGTTGTTGCTGGACGAAGCCCAAAAGCTCTCCAACGTGGACGCGGAAGGCATTGCTCAGTGGGTGACACAGCAGCAGCAACAAGCGCAGAAATACATACAAGCGGCCTCGGAATTGAATACGCCGCAAAATGTAGAGGCGCTGAAAAATGCTGTTGCCACCAATGACAAATTGGATTCTGCGCAGAAGGCACAGCTTTTAAAGCTTGTGGATGGCTATTACAACTTGACCAAGAGCACCGAGGATGCCATGGTTAAATCCCGCGAAGCTATGTCCGGCGTGGGTAAGAATTTGCAGACCCTTGAAGAGATGCAAAAATACATCCAAGGCAGCAAAGGCACGATAGATTCTATAAAAAGCGCGTTAAGCCCTGGCAATGTTGAGTATTTAAGCGCGGTCATGCAGAAGTTGATGGCGATACAGCAAGAACTAAAGCAAAACCAAAAGACACTGGTAAGTATTAAAAACACTCTTGAGATATTAAGCGATCCCTCATCGCAGCAGGCATTGGCCAGCGTCAGTAAGCTAATGAACGATGTGTCAAAGGCACAGGTTGCCATAAGCGCCATTCAACAGAAGTTTACGCCGCAGATGATGGATCAGATAGCCAGATCGCCAGAGCAGATTAATCAGCTCATAAAGATGCAAAATGACTTAAAAAGCAGTGGACAGGTACTGGAGCTGATTCAGGGCGCTTTAAGCGGCGACAATATCGCGATGGCGCGAAAGCTCATAGGCGCTATGCCTTCATTGGAAAACGGCATGAAACAGCTTTACAGCGGGTCTGACAGATTGAACGATGGCCTTAAAGAGCTTAACGATAATATGCCCTCCTTTGTAAGCGGCGCCAGCCGCCTGTACGATGGTTCTAGCAGTTTAAATTCCGGTTTGTTGGCACTTTCCAAGGGCAGCGAAGAGCTGTCCAGGAAATTGGGCGATGGTGCCCGGCAGTTAAGGGATAATCTCAAGAGCAGCAGCAAGGATATGGCCAGCTTTGTATCCCAACCTTTGGCTATAAGCAACAGGCCAATGAATAAGGTTAAAAACTACGGCGTTGGTTTCACGCCTTATTTCATCCCGCTCTCATTGTGGGTTGGAGCTATAATGATGTTCTTTATCATCACCGATGAGGTTGACCCCGATATAAAGGCGAGTTCAGCGTCATTGGTTTTAGGTAAACTTTTATCCTACGGTTATATAGGCATAATGCAGGCGGTGCTGGTGAGCATTATCGTCATGATACTAGGATTAAGACCTGTAAATATACCGCTTTTCTTCGCTTTCAATGTGTTTATGTCCTTTGTGTATATAGCCATTATTCAGAGCCTGGTATTTCTCCTGGGGCAGGCGGGTAAGCTTATATCCATAGTTCTCCTTATACTGCAATTGACTTCAGATGCAGGCACGTTTCCCATTGAGCTGGTACCCACGTTTTTCAAGGTCATAAATCCGTATATGCCTTTTACTTATGCGGTTTCCGGCTTAAGGGAGATCATCTCAGGCGTTGACTACGCTGTTTTAGCCCATGATGCCGTAATAATGGTTTTGTTTTTCTTCGCGTTTTTGATTATCTCTATAATGATGAAGGAGAGGATGGATAAAATAAAGAGTAAGTTAAATGCTATTTAA
- a CDS encoding TetR/AcrR family transcriptional regulator — MNSTKMAIFDSAIRVFSIRGYAGATMDEIASNAGVAKGTLYYHFKSKEDIFKFIIVEGLKAIIEKLNKETEGEVNPIDKIKMLCKVQMELVHNYKDLFKVIMSQLWGQEYRQLELRKLIKEYIENLEKYLVEGMTNGVIRKGDANFMAYSLFGSICSAVVFEMIGNESNLEEFTKSHIDFILSGLQS; from the coding sequence ATGAATTCAACAAAAATGGCTATATTTGATTCGGCGATAAGGGTTTTTTCTATCAGGGGTTATGCAGGTGCTACCATGGACGAGATAGCGTCCAACGCAGGAGTAGCTAAGGGGACCTTGTATTACCATTTTAAAAGCAAAGAAGATATTTTTAAGTTTATTATCGTGGAAGGGTTGAAGGCAATTATAGAAAAATTAAATAAAGAGACAGAAGGCGAAGTAAATCCCATAGACAAAATCAAAATGCTGTGCAAAGTACAAATGGAGTTAGTGCACAATTACAAGGACCTCTTTAAGGTTATTATGAGCCAGTTGTGGGGGCAGGAATACAGGCAACTGGAGTTGCGAAAGCTGATAAAGGAATACATAGAAAACCTGGAGAAATACCTGGTAGAGGGTATGACCAATGGCGTTATTAGAAAAGGCGATGCCAATTTTATGGCTTATTCCTTATTTGGTTCCATATGCTCTGCTGTTGTGTTTGAGATGATAGGCAATGAGAGCAATCTGGAGGAATTTACAAAAAGCCATATAGACTTTATATTAAGCGGTTTGCAATCTTGA
- a CDS encoding YckD family protein: MRRKKIMIVLAVIVALAVPFSVFAATSDTQAAKAVRGFLGIDTSKLTAQQKADVADFNQKLAALQKDFINKMVSDGAITKEQGDAAIKKIDDMLKKAQENGSILMFGMGRHGFKDEDFGWLGKIDTSKLTDQQKAALTAVYEKMANLQKDLINKLANEGLITKDQANAATKKIDNMLSSIQKNGFAKGIMAKGLGGFGHFILGGIDPSKLSQQQKDELTNYFKNMAELQKELVNKFVAYGLITKDKGSAITNKIDAMEKKIEQNGISNMLHKGFMKEKGSTSQSNSSNNTDYGSEI; this comes from the coding sequence ATGCGGAGAAAAAAGATCATGATTGTGCTGGCAGTGATAGTCGCTTTGGCAGTGCCGTTTTCGGTTTTTGCCGCCACATCTGACACCCAGGCTGCTAAAGCAGTAAGAGGTTTCTTGGGGATAGATACCTCCAAGCTCACTGCCCAACAAAAAGCTGATGTAGCTGATTTTAACCAGAAGTTGGCCGCTCTCCAGAAAGACTTTATCAACAAAATGGTCTCTGATGGGGCCATAACCAAAGAACAAGGAGATGCTGCTATAAAGAAGATCGACGATATGCTCAAGAAAGCCCAGGAGAACGGCTCGATCTTAATGTTTGGAATGGGAAGGCATGGGTTTAAAGATGAGGACTTTGGCTGGCTGGGGAAAATTGACACGTCCAAGTTGACGGATCAGCAAAAGGCCGCTTTAACAGCTGTATACGAGAAAATGGCCAACCTGCAAAAAGACCTGATCAACAAGCTGGCGAATGAAGGGCTTATAACCAAGGACCAGGCGAATGCTGCGACCAAGAAAATCGATAATATGTTGAGCAGTATTCAAAAGAATGGCTTTGCTAAGGGGATAATGGCAAAGGGATTAGGCGGCTTTGGCCACTTTATACTGGGCGGAATTGACCCGTCAAAGCTTTCCCAGCAGCAAAAAGATGAGCTGACGAATTATTTTAAAAACATGGCAGAGTTGCAAAAAGAGCTTGTAAACAAATTCGTAGCGTACGGTTTGATCACTAAAGACAAGGGAAGCGCTATAACCAACAAGATTGACGCCATGGAAAAGAAAATAGAGCAAAACGGCATTTCTAATATGCTACACAAAGGTTTTATGAAGGAGAAAGGGTCCACATCCCAGAGCAATTCCTCTAACAACACTGATTACGGCTCCGAGATATAA
- a CDS encoding Panacea domain-containing protein: MGKVVFLKGGLQVDKPSIFDVAKTFLFMDSMTHKKLQKLCYYAQAWHLALYNGERLFDANFEAWIHGPVCRELYNVYKVYGWDDIPKENSIPSNIDEETYEFLKVVFNTYGDFTGDELEKLTHTELPWKEAREGLEEWEPSHNVIKEETMQKFYWDIYEQSQND, from the coding sequence ATGGGAAAGGTGGTTTTTTTAAAAGGGGGATTACAAGTGGATAAACCTAGTATATTTGATGTGGCAAAAACATTTTTATTTATGGATTCAATGACACATAAGAAATTACAAAAATTGTGTTATTATGCTCAAGCTTGGCATTTGGCTTTATATAATGGAGAAAGGCTGTTTGATGCAAATTTTGAGGCCTGGATACATGGACCAGTTTGCCGAGAGTTATATAATGTATATAAGGTATATGGGTGGGATGATATTCCCAAGGAAAATAGTATACCATCAAATATAGATGAAGAAACATATGAGTTTTTAAAAGTTGTTTTTAATACTTATGGAGATTTTACAGGAGATGAATTAGAAAAATTAACGCATACGGAATTGCCATGGAAAGAAGCAAGGGAAGGCCTTGAGGAATGGGAACCCTCACATAATGTTATAAAAGAAGAAACAATGCAGAAATTTTATTGGGATATATATGAGCAAAGCCAAAACGATTAA
- a CDS encoding HD domain-containing protein produces the protein MQDNVVQQVLKRAVLYFECDARRIHHLLKVYTFARNIAVLEGLAGNELVTVEISAILHDIGIKEAERKYNSSSARFQQEEGPGIAREILTPFGLEPGLVDRVCFIIRHHHTYTKIHGIDFQILVEADFLVNIFEEGIKDPDAIRSIKEKYFKTPTGIAYIESVFGVR, from the coding sequence ATGCAAGACAATGTGGTTCAGCAAGTGCTTAAAAGAGCTGTGCTTTACTTTGAATGCGATGCCAGGAGAATACACCATCTGCTTAAGGTCTACACCTTTGCCAGAAACATCGCTGTTTTAGAGGGGTTAGCAGGTAATGAGCTTGTTACAGTGGAGATTTCGGCGATTTTGCACGATATAGGCATAAAAGAGGCCGAGCGAAAGTATAACTCCTCCTCAGCGCGATTTCAACAGGAGGAAGGCCCAGGGATAGCCAGGGAGATTTTGACCCCTTTTGGCCTAGAGCCTGGGCTGGTTGACCGCGTGTGCTTTATAATCCGCCATCATCATACCTACACTAAAATCCACGGGATAGACTTTCAGATACTGGTGGAAGCAGACTTTTTGGTCAATATTTTTGAAGAGGGGATAAAAGACCCCGATGCGATCCGCTCTATAAAGGAAAAGTATTTTAAGACACCTACAGGCATAGCTTACATAGAGAGCGTATTTGGAGTAAGATAG
- a CDS encoding secondary thiamine-phosphate synthase enzyme YjbQ, with amino-acid sequence MIELELATRQREEMINITGMVREELKKHGVQDGICYVFVPHTTAGVTINENADSDVKRDILSGFKAMVPDIPYRHVEGNSDAHIKASLVGACVSVFVEKGELVLGTWQGIYFCEFDGPRRRKVYLKFIKAS; translated from the coding sequence ATGATAGAGCTGGAGCTGGCGACCAGGCAGAGGGAAGAGATGATAAACATAACGGGGATGGTGCGGGAGGAGTTAAAAAAGCATGGCGTACAGGACGGGATATGTTACGTCTTTGTTCCCCATACCACTGCAGGCGTGACTATAAACGAGAACGCCGATAGCGATGTGAAAAGGGATATTTTAAGCGGTTTTAAGGCCATGGTTCCTGACATACCTTACAGACACGTAGAGGGCAATTCCGATGCCCATATAAAAGCCTCCTTAGTGGGTGCCTGTGTGTCGGTTTTTGTGGAGAAGGGCGAGCTTGTGCTGGGGACATGGCAGGGTATATATTTCTGTGAATTCGATGGACCAAGGAGGCGAAAGGTTTATCTTAAATTCATTAAGGCAAGCTAA
- a CDS encoding type II toxin-antitoxin system HicB family antitoxin, protein MKDTYIFPAIFTYDDDGISIEFPDLPGCLSCADTTEEAMHNAKEVLGLFLWGMERDNEPIPEPTPINKLKLETNQIPVLIEVWMPLVRNEMDNKSVKKTLTIPQWLNIMAERNNINFSQVLQEALKEKLGIREYKH, encoded by the coding sequence ATGAAAGATACTTATATTTTCCCTGCGATATTTACTTATGATGATGATGGAATATCAATAGAATTTCCTGATTTACCAGGTTGTCTGTCGTGCGCGGATACGACTGAAGAAGCGATGCATAATGCCAAAGAGGTTTTAGGGCTCTTTTTATGGGGCATGGAAAGAGACAATGAGCCAATACCTGAGCCGACTCCTATAAATAAACTAAAACTTGAAACAAATCAAATTCCTGTACTTATAGAAGTTTGGATGCCCCTTGTACGTAATGAAATGGATAATAAGTCCGTTAAGAAAACTTTAACTATACCTCAATGGTTAAACATTATGGCCGAGAGGAATAATATAAACTTTTCACAAGTTCTTCAAGAGGCACTCAAAGAAAAACTGGGAATTAGAGAATACAAACATTAA